The genomic window TCCCAAAATACCTGTTATAATTACAACTGCCTTTGGCGACAAAAAATTCAAAGAAGAATCACTAAAAGCCGGCGCTTTTGAATATTTCAGCAAACCTTTAAAGATCTCTAATCTCATTGATGCAATCAACAGGGCGACAGGCAGATAAACTTGATACATATTTTATTCAGATTTCTATCTATTCAAACTTTAGAGAATGTCCTAAAAGGTTGACTATAAAAGATATTCTTTCTAAATATAGAATTACTTTTTTGAAGCTTTTTAAATCATCATTTGAATCATGAAAAGAAAGAAGAGGTAGAAAAAAATGATCTCTGTTGAAGAAGCCAAAGAAATCGTCTTTAACACACCTGTAAATCAGGATATAGAAGAAGTTTCGCTTACTGAGTCTTTGGGAAGAGTTTGTGCAAAGGATATAGAAGCCAAAATTACTGTGCCTCCATGGGACAATTCAGCAATGGACGGTTTTGCAGTAAAAATTTCTGATATACAAAGTGCATCTGAATCTTCAGGAGTAAAACTCAAAGTGATAGCAGACATTCCTGCAGGAACATTCTTCTCAGGCACAATCAGAAATGGTGAATGCGCAAGGATTATGACAGGAGCACCTATCCCTGCAGGAGCTGAAGCAGTAGTTATGCGTGAATACGCTGATGACAAAGGTGATGAAGTAACAATAAAGAAAAGTGCAAAAAAGGATGAAAACATAAGAAAAAAGGGTGAAGATATAAAGATTGGCAGCATTGTAGTATCAAAAGGGAAAGCTATTACACCTGCTGATATCGGAGTCCTGGCATCGGTACAAGTAGGAAAAGTTTCAGTCTATAGAAAACCAACTGTTGCCATACTTTCAACAGGAGATGAATTAGTTGACATCAATGAAGAAATAACACCGGGAAAGATTGTTACAAGCAATAACTATGCCCTTGAAGCGCAAGTCTTGGAAAGCGGTGCCATTCCCTTACAGATGGGAATCATAAAAGATGACAAAGAAATCTTGCGAAAAGCTATCGAGAA from Candidatus Schekmanbacteria bacterium includes these protein-coding regions:
- a CDS encoding molybdopterin molybdenumtransferase MoeA gives rise to the protein MISVEEAKEIVFNTPVNQDIEEVSLTESLGRVCAKDIEAKITVPPWDNSAMDGFAVKISDIQSASESSGVKLKVIADIPAGTFFSGTIRNGECARIMTGAPIPAGAEAVVMREYADDKGDEVTIKKSAKKDENIRKKGEDIKIGSIVVSKGKAITPADIGVLASVQVGKVSVYRKPTVAILSTGDELVDINEEITPGKIVTSNNYALEAQVLESGAIPLQMGIIKDDKEILRKAIEKALCADIILTTGGVSVGDYDFVKDVLGELGFEKKFWKVAQKPGKPLLFGTMGQSLVFGLPGNPTATMLCFELYVRPMIKKILGYNRIERKCVRAQALEDIKKKPGRKHFIRAITENRNGNYYFRSTGAQGSGILTSMSKANSIAIIGNDVTLLKKGEETEVILLDESI